In Spiroplasma sp. SV19, one DNA window encodes the following:
- a CDS encoding FtsX-like permease family protein — MPGFKLLFKNNFRNTVKNKIQFVGLVILVFLTSFIFTIIEVSKQRVENNYNNFISEQVSNQHDFVVNFNQTSYIKNPTGGADQFENITDGNIRQNAILEFIKQQVNNRAESFSYDRVEARTFSLGNNKIIKAVTLNPKQTIDRFIVSVGMPITFYEQYWESINRETMHWIYLTPQFAQKNNIKINDIIRLQSDRYGTTIKVADSELQKVDLTPYEHQDINKWLPTSQYSNENWFRVVGFGHSADYITPIIDASHPFPNMNNEGIAYLDPRLFGLVETEVADTTGQRYQVTSLDLTRQVLIPESQLDREIYYVGKFSQTNKDQIRSVYSQTINNYLNSDQGQHIGLHSYYVKTLSTGLPVATFRTDNRYEFAKRITYFTTTLNAFISGSYILITVLLIISFFVLILVVRRQIDATGPQNGLLRALGYRRRVLTLSYISYPLMIALIGGVIGYASGISGQFTIKYLFGSYFNLPYGNFVFAPLALIICVLFIFFLLTCVTMISGTIMMVSRTPLQLIRKEKTFSNGRLKKAVYKMFTIRKTFDARFQAVQLSNSLGKMVGVSLTMIISTIMITMSTTIPIILQNNIRYSYEGDNYKTLVEYNSPVYNLPTTFLKTYDPTQKPWDSTKSFLPNTNMTNDLNQYLRDFETGQINPENYAPTYNAEDMRSLLYRNISKEFLESKKLQSRDPGLSKAICTTSWADYKDYGLSSLTKTTIEQYLRTTETARENISALENYRLFYWKYRDTVALNIKRDNYFKNGNINLDDSLNQEMFTQGDYKRDFGQGNAIIVLDDNHFRPALEQPLATSFYDVLDSGTGSDFNTRLKKPMYDLYNWIYAYFVDNVNQCFIQGVYSRSPQTVRIKMQNAFKTPNNNFNLAFGVIPFNPLTDDRGTMVNAEINSIDFKMYGINQSFKNQALTNKNKEDLKPKLFESNNNIVLNETLAKRLGVSVGSNIDPSIIQRALVASDRSITTDSVLQGWNAEDVTGAGPGQVGHVGKLMFNGDNKYKNSVLDKTDEYVLESKIDVTDPNFTRPTILNDKIVDGSYSITNKSNSQQFKVVGITNQYGAARAWINEERAQQLLGYDKTRNYLLRLFLNEWTVSFAKGHLSGPNENSLNQLETFIQQHPATAGNDYLWDKFVEYWKTTSSSINWIAVFQNEYPIFNYKLSDSNKIDDIEAGLGTSQLFGDYSFYGLNGGIKPATGISYPAYSNSAFGTLMPIEQAKEILGNIAKAVNGVVFFIIGISFVLSFMIIILTSNIVIAENQTIIATMKVLGYRNRYITKLVIGMYIPIIIIMTIAGFGFGCLFLTVSNMILIRIGLVIPLFMNIIIPIIAIGSGLLLYFIAYLISWFNMNRINPLIAIMSAD; from the coding sequence ATGCCTGGTTTTAAGTTATTATTTAAAAACAATTTTAGAAACACAGTTAAAAATAAAATTCAGTTTGTTGGATTAGTTATTTTAGTGTTTTTAACTAGTTTTATTTTTACAATTATTGAAGTTTCAAAACAACGTGTTGAAAATAATTACAATAATTTTATTTCTGAACAAGTAAGTAATCAACATGATTTTGTTGTTAATTTTAATCAAACTAGTTATATCAAGAACCCAACCGGGGGTGCTGATCAGTTTGAAAATATTACTGATGGTAATATTCGTCAAAATGCTATTTTAGAGTTTATTAAACAACAAGTTAATAACAGAGCCGAAAGTTTTTCTTATGACCGTGTTGAAGCACGAACATTTAGTTTGGGGAATAATAAAATTATCAAAGCGGTAACATTAAATCCAAAACAAACAATTGATCGGTTTATTGTTTCTGTTGGGATGCCAATTACTTTTTATGAGCAATATTGAGAATCAATTAATCGTGAAACAATGCATTGAATTTATTTAACACCGCAATTTGCGCAGAAAAATAATATTAAAATTAATGATATTATTAGATTACAATCAGATCGTTATGGAACAACAATTAAAGTTGCGGATAGTGAGTTGCAAAAAGTTGATTTAACGCCATATGAGCACCAAGATATTAATAAATGGTTGCCAACATCACAATATAGTAATGAAAATTGATTTCGGGTAGTTGGTTTTGGGCATTCTGCTGATTATATTACACCAATTATTGATGCATCGCATCCATTTCCGAACATGAATAACGAGGGAATTGCTTATTTAGATCCACGTTTATTTGGATTAGTTGAAACAGAAGTTGCTGATACCACAGGTCAGCGTTATCAAGTAACATCGTTAGATTTAACAAGACAAGTGCTAATTCCAGAAAGTCAATTGGATCGCGAAATTTATTATGTTGGAAAATTTAGTCAAACTAATAAAGATCAAATCCGGAGTGTCTATAGTCAAACGATTAATAATTATCTTAATAGTGACCAAGGTCAACATATTGGGTTACATTCATATTATGTTAAAACATTATCAACTGGCTTACCAGTTGCCACTTTTCGAACGGATAATCGTTATGAATTTGCAAAACGAATTACTTACTTTACAACGACATTAAATGCTTTTATTAGTGGGTCATATATTTTAATTACCGTTTTATTAATTATTTCCTTTTTTGTCTTAATTTTAGTTGTTCGTCGTCAAATTGATGCAACAGGACCACAAAACGGATTATTACGAGCATTAGGATATCGCCGTCGCGTATTAACCCTAAGTTATATTTCTTATCCATTAATGATTGCTTTAATTGGAGGAGTTATTGGCTATGCTAGTGGAATTAGTGGTCAATTTACAATTAAATACTTATTTGGTTCATATTTTAATTTACCATATGGCAATTTTGTTTTTGCACCGTTGGCATTAATAATTTGTGTTTTATTTATTTTCTTTTTATTAACTTGTGTCACAATGATTAGTGGAACAATTATGATGGTGTCACGAACACCATTACAATTAATTCGCAAGGAAAAAACATTTTCAAATGGTCGTTTAAAAAAAGCAGTTTATAAAATGTTTACTATTCGTAAAACATTTGATGCTCGTTTTCAAGCGGTACAATTATCAAATTCATTAGGAAAAATGGTTGGTGTTTCATTAACAATGATTATTAGTACGATTATGATTACAATGTCGACAACAATTCCAATTATTTTGCAAAACAATATTCGTTATTCATATGAAGGAGATAATTATAAGACATTAGTTGAATATAATAGTCCAGTTTATAATTTACCAACAACATTTTTAAAAACTTATGACCCAACACAAAAACCGTGAGATAGTACGAAGAGTTTTTTGCCAAATACTAATATGACAAATGATTTAAACCAGTATTTACGAGATTTTGAAACTGGACAAATTAATCCCGAAAACTATGCACCAACATATAATGCCGAAGATATGCGATCATTATTGTATCGTAATATTTCAAAAGAGTTTTTAGAAAGTAAAAAACTCCAATCAAGGGATCCTGGTTTGTCAAAAGCAATTTGTACAACTTCATGAGCTGATTACAAGGATTATGGTTTAAGTAGTTTGACAAAAACAACAATTGAACAATATTTACGAACAACAGAAACAGCACGAGAAAATATTAGTGCTTTAGAAAATTATCGGTTATTTTATTGAAAATATCGTGATACTGTTGCTTTAAATATTAAACGAGATAATTATTTCAAGAATGGAAATATTAATTTAGATGATAGTTTGAATCAAGAAATGTTTACACAAGGTGATTATAAAAGAGATTTTGGGCAAGGGAACGCTATTATTGTTCTAGATGATAATCATTTTCGACCAGCATTAGAACAACCATTAGCTACATCATTTTATGATGTACTTGATTCAGGAACAGGAAGTGATTTTAATACGCGGTTAAAAAAACCAATGTATGATTTATATAACTGAATTTATGCTTATTTTGTCGATAATGTTAATCAATGTTTTATTCAGGGTGTTTATTCACGTTCACCACAGACAGTTCGGATTAAAATGCAAAATGCTTTTAAAACACCAAACAATAATTTTAACTTAGCTTTTGGTGTGATTCCTTTTAATCCGTTAACAGATGATCGGGGAACAATGGTTAATGCTGAAATTAATAGTATTGATTTTAAAATGTATGGAATTAATCAAAGCTTTAAAAATCAAGCATTAACTAATAAAAATAAGGAAGATTTAAAACCAAAATTATTTGAATCAAATAATAACATTGTCTTAAATGAAACATTAGCAAAACGTTTGGGAGTTTCGGTGGGAAGTAATATTGATCCAAGCATTATTCAAAGAGCATTAGTGGCAAGTGATCGTAGTATTACAACGGATAGTGTGTTACAAGGATGAAATGCAGAAGATGTAACTGGTGCTGGACCTGGGCAGGTCGGTCATGTTGGAAAACTAATGTTTAATGGTGATAATAAATATAAAAATAGTGTTTTAGATAAGACAGATGAATATGTTTTAGAAAGTAAAATTGATGTAACTGACCCTAACTTTACAAGACCAACAATTTTAAACGATAAGATTGTGGATGGAAGTTATAGTATTACTAATAAAAGTAATTCTCAGCAATTTAAAGTTGTTGGAATTACTAACCAATATGGTGCTGCTCGGGCTTGAATTAACGAAGAACGTGCGCAGCAGTTGTTGGGATATGATAAAACCCGCAATTATTTATTACGGTTATTCTTAAATGAATGAACAGTTTCTTTTGCCAAAGGTCATTTATCAGGACCAAATGAAAATAGTTTAAACCAACTAGAAACTTTTATTCAACAACATCCCGCTACGGCAGGAAATGATTATTTATGAGATAAATTTGTTGAATACTGAAAAACAACTTCAAGTAGTATTAACTGAATTGCTGTCTTTCAAAATGAGTATCCTATTTTCAACTATAAACTTTCAGATAGTAATAAAATTGATGATATTGAAGCAGGACTAGGAACAAGTCAATTATTTGGTGACTATAGTTTTTATGGTTTAAATGGGGGAATTAAACCAGCCACAGGAATTTCTTATCCTGCATATTCAAATAGTGCTTTTGGTACTTTAATGCCAATTGAACAGGCTAAAGAAATTTTAGGAAATATTGCGAAAGCTGTTAATGGTGTTGTTTTCTTTATTATTGGGATTTCCTTTGTATTAAGTTTTATGATTATTATTTTAACAAGTAATATTGTTATTGCTGAAAACCAAACAATTATTGCCACAATGAAAGTATTGGGGTATCGTAACCGGTATATTACAAAATTAGTTATTGGAATGTATATTCCGATTATTATCATTATGACAATTGCTGGTTTTGGCTTTGGTTGTCTCTTCTTAACCGTTTCAAATATGATTTTAATTAGAATTGGTTTAGTCATTCCATTATTTATGAATATCATTATTCCAATTATTGCAATTGGAAGTGGATTATTATTATATTTTATTGCTTATTTAATTAGTTGGTTTAATATGAATCGCATTAATCCATTAATTGCGATTATGAGTGCCGATTAA
- a CDS encoding bifunctional 4-hydroxy-2-oxoglutarate aldolase/2-dehydro-3-deoxy-phosphogluconate aldolase has translation MNLFAKILEQKVFYVIRNQDYNVAQKFCEMLINLQVTCLELTFTIPKVELLIKTLRKKYPSILIGAGTVLTLTEAMQAAEAGAQFLVGPIFNRAISDFCHRKGLIYIPGAMTLQEVTNIVNADWEIIKIFPATAFKLNFIQTIKTFFPNKIYMASGGIDLTNLKEAKALGYDLIAVGTFVTGNINNKIIEQEKIQTIINTINLN, from the coding sequence ATGAATCTTTTTGCCAAAATTTTAGAACAGAAAGTTTTTTATGTCATTCGTAATCAAGATTATAATGTTGCACAAAAATTTTGTGAAATGTTAATCAATTTGCAAGTAACATGTTTAGAATTAACTTTTACAATTCCCAAAGTTGAATTATTAATTAAAACATTACGAAAAAAATACCCATCAATTTTAATTGGGGCTGGAACCGTTTTAACATTAACAGAGGCAATGCAAGCTGCTGAAGCGGGGGCGCAATTTTTAGTTGGACCTATTTTTAACCGTGCTATTAGTGATTTTTGTCATCGCAAAGGACTAATATATATTCCAGGAGCAATGACGTTGCAAGAAGTAACTAATATTGTTAATGCTGACTGAGAAATCATTAAGATTTTTCCAGCAACTGCTTTTAAATTAAATTTTATTCAAACAATAAAAACCTTTTTTCCAAACAAAATATATATGGCTTCTGGTGGGATTGATTTAACAAATTTAAAAGAGGCAAAGGCATTAGGATATGACTTAATTGCAGTCGGAACTTTTGTAACAGGTAATATTAATAATAAAATTATTGAACAGGAAAAAATCCAGACAATAATTAATACAATTAATCTAAATTAA
- the deoD gene encoding purine-nucleoside phosphorylase yields MTPHINAKETDIAKVVLMPGDPLRAKAIAEKYLTDYKLVNEVRNMFIYTGKYQNVKITIAGSGMGCPSIGIYSYELFKFYDVDYIIRIGSAGSYKTELKLYDIFNVREAFGESNYAKIAANIDSNLIPASETLFNTIEEVAVAQGIKTHTGIAHAADVFYRYDSSLAFTKEHNLDVVEMESYALFANAVVTKKQAATLLTISDNLVTKQTASAMERQNNFMAMVQLALATATQLIK; encoded by the coding sequence ATGACACCACATATTAATGCAAAAGAAACAGACATTGCAAAAGTTGTTTTAATGCCTGGTGATCCATTACGAGCAAAAGCAATTGCTGAAAAATATTTAACAGATTATAAGTTAGTTAATGAAGTTCGAAATATGTTCATATATACCGGAAAATATCAAAATGTTAAAATTACAATTGCTGGAAGTGGGATGGGTTGCCCCAGTATTGGGATTTATTCATATGAATTATTTAAATTTTATGATGTTGATTATATTATCCGTATTGGTTCTGCGGGTAGTTATAAAACAGAGTTAAAATTATACGATATTTTTAATGTTCGTGAAGCATTTGGAGAAAGTAATTATGCCAAGATTGCTGCAAATATTGATTCAAATCTAATTCCTGCAAGTGAGACCTTATTTAATACAATTGAAGAAGTGGCGGTAGCGCAAGGAATTAAAACACATACTGGGATTGCTCATGCTGCTGATGTTTTTTATCGTTATGATAGTTCATTAGCATTTACCAAAGAACATAATTTAGATGTTGTAGAAATGGAATCATATGCTTTGTTTGCTAATGCAGTTGTTACTAAAAAACAGGCAGCAACATTGCTAACTATTTCTGATAATCTTGTGACAAAACAAACAGCTTCGGCAATGGAACGTCAAAATAATTTTATGGCAATGGTGCAATTGGCTTTAGCAACGGCAACGCAACTAATTAAATAA
- a CDS encoding ABC transporter permease, which translates to MTSRTLRSGKSNLWWSLISFSIFKIRRSMAVWVLFILSVALFGAVAITLFSSSKNVYEFFKNFQYGVFIFNNILLLLFILLVIIKIFGREFEDGTYLLLISKPYSRFVLFLLKLIALWILIVLFLGTIIVFAFGIGYLGSVFNGDPEYLRVYQNLLLKLFIYSMTLSFFASSGILFVVTFLNSQVVLLIVVIFCSLFLVGGMPYSLIMSLADKVELTFANDSITQNYPVPIVKSTINFKKNLKNDLIKYPHLTNAIWDFYNQWTYNDLNLVFKNDDYKDISSDPTLRLKRLNFYKSLGLTIPKEEDFEIKKLKTWDSSTKYLYDNKLEDLKAIINNVGAATGEDVSMKVNFATDYFFKPQQQLDQTQPIQKELADYMEVVSKAADSWTSYITMNLFSGTSLFYFNPDASYYSLSAPKDPKLVTVDRKLSDGNSFNPTDVFRSEWDNEYKGTLSDYNNGSDFREWILDYFDSPTVFVLREIEIDILKKIMDYKLLEEQPIKINNEWIKYDNLMNTYGLISKFNIIEHWNQIWTASLKYTPYWFEPLQRSNIDFSVQNNYLMSYQDFRLSLGNDKKIDVDPKPFLDINLILYIYLGLSGFFLICAYLILRRKNIT; encoded by the coding sequence GTGACAAGTAGAACATTAAGATCAGGTAAATCAAATTTATGATGGTCGTTGATTTCTTTTTCAATTTTCAAAATACGCCGTTCAATGGCGGTTTGAGTTTTATTTATTTTATCAGTTGCCTTATTTGGGGCAGTTGCCATTACTTTATTTTCTTCTTCAAAAAATGTTTATGAATTTTTTAAGAATTTTCAGTATGGAGTTTTTATTTTTAATAATATTTTATTATTGTTATTTATTTTATTAGTGATTATTAAGATTTTTGGTCGTGAATTTGAAGATGGAACATATTTACTATTGATTTCAAAACCATACTCGCGTTTTGTTTTATTTTTATTAAAATTAATTGCGCTTTGAATTTTAATTGTTCTTTTTTTAGGAACAATTATTGTTTTTGCTTTTGGAATTGGTTATTTAGGCAGTGTTTTTAATGGCGATCCTGAGTATTTACGCGTTTATCAAAATTTATTGTTAAAATTATTTATTTATTCAATGACATTATCCTTTTTTGCTTCAAGTGGAATTTTATTTGTGGTAACATTTTTAAACTCACAAGTTGTCTTATTAATTGTTGTTATTTTCTGTAGTTTGTTTTTGGTTGGTGGGATGCCATATTCATTAATTATGAGTTTAGCAGATAAAGTTGAATTAACATTTGCGAATGACAGTATCACACAAAATTATCCAGTTCCAATCGTCAAAAGTACAATTAATTTTAAAAAGAATCTTAAGAACGATTTAATTAAATATCCGCATTTAACAAATGCAATTTGAGACTTTTATAACCAATGAACTTATAATGACTTAAACTTAGTTTTTAAGAACGATGATTATAAGGACATTAGCAGTGATCCAACATTACGTCTTAAACGATTAAATTTTTATAAAAGTTTAGGGTTAACTATTCCTAAGGAAGAAGACTTTGAAATTAAAAAACTTAAAACATGAGATTCATCAACAAAATATCTTTATGATAACAAACTTGAAGATCTTAAAGCAATTATTAATAATGTTGGAGCGGCAACTGGGGAAGATGTTTCAATGAAAGTTAATTTTGCAACAGATTATTTTTTTAAACCACAACAGCAACTAGACCAAACTCAACCAATCCAAAAAGAACTTGCAGATTATATGGAAGTTGTTTCAAAAGCAGCGGATTCATGAACAAGTTATATTACAATGAATCTTTTTAGTGGAACATCATTATTTTATTTTAATCCAGATGCTTCATATTATAGCTTATCAGCTCCGAAAGATCCTAAATTAGTGACAGTTGATCGAAAATTATCGGACGGGAATTCATTTAATCCTACTGATGTTTTTCGGTCAGAATGAGATAATGAATATAAAGGAACATTGTCAGATTACAACAATGGTAGTGATTTTAGAGAATGGATTTTAGATTATTTTGACTCTCCAACAGTTTTTGTTCTTCGTGAAATTGAAATTGATATTTTAAAAAAAATAATGGACTATAAATTGCTTGAAGAACAACCAATAAAAATTAATAATGAGTGAATTAAATATGATAACTTAATGAATACTTATGGTTTAATTTCAAAATTTAATATTATTGAACATTGAAACCAAATTTGAACTGCTTCTTTAAAATATACTCCATATTGATTTGAACCACTGCAACGAAGCAACATTGATTTTAGTGTTCAAAATAACTACTTAATGAGTTATCAAGATTTTCGGTTATCCTTAGGGAATGATAAGAAAATTGATGTTGATCCAAAACCATTTTTAGACATTAACTTAATTTTATATATTTATTTAGGTTTATCAGGGTTTTTTTTAATATGTGCTTATTTAATCTTACGTCGTAAAAATATTACTTAA
- the tkt gene encoding transketolase produces MKDTNNNIETKSLSNLRILGLDPIIYNKTGHPGIVLSAAPMMQAIYLNNLIANPAVPDWINRDRFVLSPGHASTLQYAILHFAGYDLTIDDLKKYRHINSKTPAHPEYGVTPGVDNSSGPLGQGVGYGVGMALAEQHLAAKFNKPGYDIIDHYTYVLCSDGDLQEGGALEAIQLAGVWKLNKLIMLYDSNDCQLDTKCEEVLKVNYQQFFEAQNWNYILVENADEDLTAIKKAISVAQKSDKPTLIECKTIIGYGHPKQGSPMHSSPFTPEEMQQVQTFYDFEHPQFYVDPDVKTYWNDTFIKRGEKAYQGWLTKLAAYQTAFPLEYAQLFNSPVVDLTAFKSLLTTDKSKKAGTRIIMGDVFKHYQQNCSNNMFGGSADLGTATKIIGYNGSWTINSPQNNNIHFGVREFAAGTISIGIELHQGLKSFNSTFLIFSDYMKPCLRMACIQNLPVIFAYSHDSIGVGFDGKSHQPVEQLAMLRNCPNLNVLRPADIKEAIGCLKLAVEAKSTPSALILSRQDTPYQLTETCYEQTLQGGYIVVSEDTTKPLTAIIIATGTEVPVAINAAKAINENIRVVSMPCVELFEQQPGDYQEKVLPKNFAKVIAIEFSNDYVWYKFVGKTGLVIGVNDYGLSGSVDAVIKYKGLDQDAIIQRIKKYIG; encoded by the coding sequence ATGAAAGATACAAATAATAATATTGAAACAAAAAGTTTAAGTAACTTACGAATTTTAGGTTTAGATCCAATTATCTATAATAAAACTGGTCACCCAGGAATTGTTTTGAGTGCAGCGCCAATGATGCAAGCAATTTATTTAAATAATTTAATTGCTAACCCAGCTGTTCCTGACTGAATTAATCGTGATCGGTTTGTTTTATCACCAGGACATGCTTCAACGCTGCAGTATGCGATTTTACATTTTGCTGGTTATGATTTAACAATTGATGATTTAAAAAAATATCGTCATATTAATTCAAAAACACCAGCTCATCCCGAATATGGAGTAACCCCGGGGGTTGATAATTCATCGGGACCATTAGGACAAGGAGTTGGCTATGGGGTTGGAATGGCATTAGCTGAACAACATTTAGCTGCTAAATTTAATAAACCAGGATATGACATTATTGATCATTATACTTATGTTTTGTGTAGTGACGGTGATTTACAAGAAGGGGGAGCACTTGAAGCAATCCAGCTAGCTGGAGTATGAAAACTAAATAAGTTAATTATGTTATATGATTCAAACGACTGTCAATTAGATACCAAATGTGAGGAAGTTTTAAAAGTAAATTATCAACAGTTTTTTGAAGCTCAAAATTGAAATTATATTCTTGTTGAGAATGCGGATGAGGATTTAACAGCAATTAAAAAGGCAATATCAGTCGCACAAAAGAGTGATAAACCAACTTTAATTGAATGTAAAACAATTATTGGTTATGGTCACCCAAAACAAGGTTCACCAATGCATTCATCACCATTTACTCCCGAAGAAATGCAACAAGTTCAAACCTTTTATGATTTTGAACATCCCCAATTTTATGTTGACCCAGATGTCAAAACTTATTGAAATGATACTTTTATTAAACGTGGTGAAAAAGCATATCAAGGATGATTAACAAAATTAGCAGCTTATCAAACTGCTTTCCCACTAGAATATGCACAATTATTTAATTCACCAGTTGTTGATTTAACAGCTTTTAAATCGTTATTAACAACTGATAAAAGTAAAAAAGCAGGAACACGAATTATTATGGGTGATGTCTTTAAACATTATCAACAAAACTGTTCTAATAATATGTTTGGTGGGAGTGCTGATTTGGGTACAGCCACAAAGATTATTGGTTATAATGGATCATGAACAATTAATAGTCCCCAAAATAATAATATTCATTTTGGTGTTCGTGAATTTGCAGCGGGTACAATTAGTATTGGAATTGAATTACATCAAGGGTTAAAAAGTTTTAACTCAACATTTTTAATTTTTTCTGATTATATGAAACCATGCCTTAGAATGGCATGTATTCAAAATTTACCTGTTATTTTTGCTTATTCACATGATTCAATTGGGGTTGGTTTTGATGGTAAATCGCACCAACCAGTTGAACAATTAGCAATGTTACGGAATTGTCCAAATTTAAATGTTTTACGTCCAGCAGATATTAAAGAAGCAATTGGTTGTTTAAAACTTGCTGTTGAAGCAAAGTCAACTCCTAGTGCATTAATTTTATCGCGACAAGATACACCATATCAGTTAACAGAGACTTGTTATGAACAAACTTTACAAGGAGGATATATTGTTGTGTCTGAAGATACGACAAAACCATTAACAGCAATTATTATTGCAACAGGAACAGAAGTACCGGTCGCAATTAATGCTGCGAAAGCAATTAACGAAAATATCCGTGTTGTTTCCATGCCTTGTGTTGAACTATTTGAACAACAACCGGGGGACTATCAAGAAAAAGTACTTCCAAAAAACTTTGCAAAAGTAATTGCGATTGAGTTTTCTAATGATTATGTTTGATATAAATTTGTTGGCAAAACTGGTTTGGTGATTGGTGTTAATGACTATGGTTTATCAGGGAGTGTTGATGCCGTTATTAAATACAAAGGCTTGGATCAAGATGCTATTATTCAAAGAATTAAAAAATATATCGGTTAA
- a CDS encoding deoxynucleoside kinase, whose product MKIAVFGTVGAGKTKVSEALCQQLNYNLFKEPVEENPYFNDFYQDMKGFAFKMQIYMLTTRIEQFFAIDNLTNTVFDRTILEDPVFVRVSHLLEIMNDVDFKVYNRFFQNVITPILKQKLGFDVIIYLKVSTAKAVERVNNRGRVLELETPYYYWEKLNEQYEVLYHELKNDYHFIVVDADNDNFAEKMAFIMQNLVMIDNKVFCLI is encoded by the coding sequence ATGAAAATTGCTGTTTTTGGGACTGTTGGTGCTGGTAAGACAAAAGTTAGTGAAGCATTATGTCAACAGTTAAATTATAATTTATTTAAAGAACCCGTAGAAGAGAACCCATATTTTAATGATTTTTATCAGGATATGAAAGGTTTTGCCTTTAAGATGCAAATTTATATGTTGACAACGAGAATTGAACAATTTTTTGCAATTGATAATTTAACAAATACTGTCTTTGATCGAACAATTTTAGAAGACCCTGTTTTTGTTCGGGTTTCACATTTGCTAGAAATTATGAATGATGTTGATTTTAAAGTTTACAATCGTTTTTTTCAAAATGTTATTACCCCAATTTTAAAGCAGAAATTAGGATTTGATGTTATTATTTATTTAAAAGTTTCCACAGCAAAAGCTGTTGAACGAGTTAATAATCGGGGTCGAGTATTAGAATTAGAGACTCCATACTATTATTGAGAAAAATTAAATGAACAATATGAGGTTTTATATCATGAATTAAAAAATGATTATCATTTCATTGTTGTTGATGCTGATAATGATAATTTTGCAGAAAAGATGGCCTTTATTATGCAGAACTTGGTAATGATAGATAATAAAGTTTTTTGTTTAATTTAA
- a CDS encoding ABC transporter ATP-binding protein → MNNNALVVSEVAISSRNFIKKFKNSVVGPFNFNVGRGKLHAILGASGSGKTVFIKSLIGGLKGFKGDISIFSNKATKVGMKKMIGYVPEFITFPENISSYNFLKYMGKTNGLRGKYLRERIEYLMKSLELWEHRDKDVNSFSSGMKKRIMIIQGIIHDPEILILDEPEAGLDINNRKKIIFYLKQLTLRGKTVFFSSHLLDEIKEYIDEFTMVMNGTQIYSGQLAAFNIKNSYFLVTNNPQAMIRYFNSNRVPNWYDKTNNSLNFVLNSPLHLYYVTQYALKKRIKITKISEVEFSFDFLLQKLNITLPPNMTTNRKLRKKQYKNSQKFLPGPGPGMGPGSGSGGFGR, encoded by the coding sequence ATGAATAATAATGCCTTAGTTGTGAGTGAAGTTGCAATCTCATCACGAAATTTTATCAAAAAATTTAAAAATAGTGTTGTTGGCCCTTTTAATTTTAATGTTGGTCGGGGAAAATTACATGCGATTTTAGGAGCTTCTGGAAGTGGAAAAACAGTTTTTATTAAATCTTTAATTGGTGGATTAAAAGGTTTTAAGGGTGATATCTCAATTTTTAGTAATAAAGCAACCAAAGTTGGAATGAAAAAAATGATTGGTTATGTGCCAGAATTTATTACTTTTCCCGAAAACATTAGTTCGTATAACTTTTTAAAATATATGGGGAAAACAAATGGTTTACGAGGAAAATATTTACGTGAGCGAATTGAATATTTGATGAAATCATTAGAATTATGAGAACATCGTGACAAAGATGTCAATTCTTTTTCATCAGGAATGAAGAAAAGAATTATGATCATTCAAGGAATTATTCATGACCCCGAAATCTTAATTTTAGATGAACCAGAAGCTGGTTTAGATATTAATAATCGGAAAAAAATTATCTTTTATTTAAAACAGTTAACTTTACGAGGAAAAACAGTCTTTTTTTCCTCACATTTACTAGATGAAATTAAAGAGTATATTGATGAATTTACTATGGTTATGAATGGAACTCAAATTTATAGTGGTCAATTAGCGGCTTTTAATATTAAAAACAGCTACTTTCTTGTTACTAATAATCCACAAGCCATGATCCGTTATTTTAACTCTAATCGGGTGCCAAATTGATATGACAAGACAAATAATTCTTTAAATTTTGTATTAAATTCCCCGTTACATTTATATTATGTTACCCAGTATGCTTTAAAGAAACGAATCAAGATTACAAAAATTAGTGAAGTTGAATTTTCATTTGATTTCTTACTTCAAAAATTAAATATTACTTTACCGCCCAATATGACGACAAATCGAAAATTACGGAAAAAGCAATATAAAAATAGTCAAAAATTTTTACCTGGGCCTGGGCCTGGAATGGGTCCTGGTTCTGGTTCAGGTGGATTTGGGCGTTAA